Genomic window (Proteobacteria bacterium CG1_02_64_396):
GGTCGCCACCTCGATGGCCGAGGCCGAAGCGGCGGTACGCGACATGTTAGAGGGCAACCGCTTTGGCGATGCCGGCGCGACCGTGGTGATCGAGGAGTTTCTCGACGGCGAGGAGGCCTCGTTCATCTGTCTGGTCGACGGCGACAAAGCGCTGCCCCTGATCGCCTCCCAAGATCACAAGCGGGTTTTCGACGCCGACCAAGGGCCCAACACCGGCGGTATGGGGGCCTACGCACCCGCTCCGGTGATGACCCCCGAGTTGACCGCCGAGGCGCTGCGCACTTGCATCGATCCGGTGATCGCCACCCTGAACCGCGAAGGGGCCCGCTTTGCCGGAACCCTCTACTGCGGCTTGATGATCGTTGACGGCAAACCCTTCGTGCTGGAATTCAACGTCCGCTTCGGCGACCCAGAATGCCAGCCGCTGATGATGGCGATGAAGTCCGACGTGGTGCCGCTGCTGCAAGCCGCCGCCCAGGGCGACCTGAGCGGGCAGAGCATCGAGTGGCACGAGGGGGCCTCGGTCTGCGTGGTGATGGCGGCGGGTGGGTATCCCGACACGCCCCGCAAGGGGGATGTCATCCGCGGCCTTGAAAACCTGCCGCCTGAGCCCAACCGGGTCGTCTTCCATGCCGGAACCACCCTCAACCCCCACGGCCAGGTCGTCACCAGTGGCGGTCGGGTACTGGGGGTGACGGCGCGTGGCGTCGACATCAAGGCGGCCCGCGACCTCGCCTACACCGCCGTCGCCGTTATCCAGTGGGACGGCGAGCACCACCGCAGCGACATCGCCTACCGGGCGATGGCCCGAATCGCCGATTGATCGCGGCGAGGGCGCCGCTCCCGCAATCTGCCTCCATGCACCGTCTTGGCGAGAATGTGGGAGGCCCGCCCTCGGGCCGATTTGCCTCTTTCCAATTTTGAGGAGTCAACCATGAGCAGCGCCCCCCAGGTCGCCGTGTTGATGGGTTCCGACAGCGATTGGTCGGTGATGGAGTATGCGGTGCGGCAACTGGCCGAGTTCGACATCGTCTGCGAAGCGCGGGTGATGAGCGCCCACCGCACCCCCGATGTGGTGCAGCGCTTCGTACACGAGGCCCCCAGCCGGGGCATCAAACTCTTCATCGTGGGGGCCGGATCGGCCGCTCACCTGGCGGGCGCCGTTTCGGCCCATTGCACACTGCCGGTGATCGGGGTGCCGCTGGAGGTCGGGGGTTTGGGGGGGATGGACGCCCTGCTGGCGACCGTGCAAATGCCCGCCGGGATTCCGGTGGCGACCGTGGCGGTGGGCAAGGCGGGGGCGACCAACGCCGGGATTCTGGCCGCCCAAATGCTGGCCATCGCCGACCCCGAGATCGCCGCCAAGGTCGCCGCCCACCGCGCCGCAATGGCGGGCAAGGTGGCCGAGCGGGACCGGGCTGTGCAGGCGCAAGCGGCAGCGCTCTTGAAGGGGTAAACCCCGTAGGAGCGCCGCCCTCGGCGCGATCCATCGGGGCAAGAACGGCCGAAAAACCAAACCCATCGCGCCGGGAAGCCGCTCCTACCGGCCTGCGGGGGGGGAGCGGCGTATCAAGCAAAAACCTCACCCCCACTCGTAGGAGCGCCGCCCTCGGCGCGATCCACCGGGGCAAGAACGGCCGAAAAACCAAACCCATCGCGCCGGGGCGGCGCTCCTACCGGCCTGCGGGGGGGGAGC
Coding sequences:
- a CDS encoding phosphoribosylamine--glycine ligase, yielding MKVLVVGGGGREHALVWKIAQSPLVSEVLCAPGNPGIAGQARCLSIGVEDIDGLLKLAQDEGIGLTVVGPEVPLVAGIVDRFQAAGLTIYGPKAAAAKLEGSKAFMKEILVKAGVPTARHATFTQIDPALAYIAELGAPIVVKADGLAAGKGVVVATSMAEAEAAVRDMLEGNRFGDAGATVVIEEFLDGEEASFICLVDGDKALPLIASQDHKRVFDADQGPNTGGMGAYAPAPVMTPELTAEALRTCIDPVIATLNREGARFAGTLYCGLMIVDGKPFVLEFNVRFGDPECQPLMMAMKSDVVPLLQAAAQGDLSGQSIEWHEGASVCVVMAAGGYPDTPRKGDVIRGLENLPPEPNRVVFHAGTTLNPHGQVVTSGGRVLGVTARGVDIKAARDLAYTAVAVIQWDGEHHRSDIAYRAMARIAD
- a CDS encoding 5-(carboxyamino)imidazole ribonucleotide mutase, translated to MSSAPQVAVLMGSDSDWSVMEYAVRQLAEFDIVCEARVMSAHRTPDVVQRFVHEAPSRGIKLFIVGAGSAAHLAGAVSAHCTLPVIGVPLEVGGLGGMDALLATVQMPAGIPVATVAVGKAGATNAGILAAQMLAIADPEIAAKVAAHRAAMAGKVAERDRAVQAQAAALLKG